The DNA window TAGCAATTACTCAAAAATATCTTAAAGGAGCTAAAATTTGAATTAATTGTCCATTTTCAAGACAGCCATAAAAGCTTCCTGTGGTATTTCAACATTGCCTACCTGTCTCATTCGTTTCTTACCTGCCTTCTGTTTTTCAAGTAATTTTCTTTTTCGGGTAATATCACCGCCATAACACTTTGCAGTAACATTTTTCCTTAATGCCCTAACAGATTCTCTGGCGATTATTTTAGTTCCTATAGCTGCCTGAATGGCTATTTCGAATTGTTGCCTTGGAAGCAGTTCTTTCAGTTTTTCACATAACCTCTTCCCCCATTCATAAGCTTTATCTCTATGAACGATAGCAGAAAGTGCATCTACTTTATCACCATTTAACAAAATATCCAGTTTACTCAAATTGGATTTGTCATAACCCGTTAGTTCATAATCAAGCGAGGCATATCCTCTTGAAATTGTTTTGAGTTTATCAAAAAAGTCAAAGACTATTTCAGCAAGAGGTAATTTAAATGTAAGTTCTACCCGGTCAGAACTTAGGTAGACCTGATTCTTCAATTCACCTCTTTTGTCAATACACAAAGACATAATATTCCCTACATACTCAGATTTACTTATAATCTGTGCCCGAATAAAAGGCTCTTCAACAAAGGATATATTTGTGGGATCAGGCATTTCTGAAGGCGCAGAAACCGCAATTTGACTTCCATCGGATTTAGTAACCATATATCGTACTGAAGGCACCGTGGTAATTACCGTCATATCAAATTCGCGCTCGAGCCTTTCCTGTACTATTTCCATATGCAGCATTCCAAGAAAACCACATCGAAATCCAAAACCCAATGCCATTGAAGTTTCCGGTTCCCAAACAAGAGATGCATCATTTAACTGAAGCTTTTCCATACAGGATCGAAGTTCTTCAAATTCAGTTGTATCTACTGGGTAGATACCCGCAAATACCATTGGTTTCACATCTTCAAAACCCTTTATTGCACTGCTGCAGGGCCGATCAAGATGTGTTATAGTATCCCCTACTTTAACTTCTTTGGCCTGTTTGATACCGCTTATTAGGTAACCAACGTCTCCAGTGCCTACTTCTTTAACAGGGAAATGCTTAAGTTTTAAGGTGCCGATTTCATCCGCTTCATATTTTTTACCTGTATTGACGAATTTTACCTTGTCCCCCTTTTTGATGGTTCCATTTTTAACTCTAAAGAAAACCTCTATTCCCCTGTATGAATTAAAAACCGAATCAAAAATTAATGCCTGAAGAGGTGCATCAGGATCGCCTGAAGGAGCGGGAATCCTTTTGATAATAGCATGTAGGATATCCTGAATTCCGATTCCTTCTTTTGCACTTGCATGAATAATATCCTCTTTATCACATCCAATTAGTTCGATGATTTGATCGGACACTTCATCAGGCATAGCTCCGGGAAGGTCAATTTTATTAAGAACAGGAATTATTTCAAGATTGTGGTCAATGGCCAGATATAAATTTGAAATGGTTTGGGCTTCAATTCCCTGAGCTGCATCTACTACAAGAAGAGCGCCCTCACAAGCAGCTATTGCTCTCGAAACTTCATACGAAAAATCCACATGCCCTGGTGTGTCAATTAGGTTTAGAATGTAATTTGTATCATCCTGCTCATATTCCATTTGAATTGCATGGCTTTTAATGGTTATTCCCCTCTCCTTCTCAAGATCCATATCATCAAGAACCTGGGCCTGCATTTCCCTTTCCGTAATGGTATTGGTTTTTTCTAATAATCTATCGGCCAAAGTAGATTTACCGTGATCAATATGGGCGATGATGCAAAAATTTCTAATATTTTTCATAAATCTTTAATGGAGCGCAAAATTAGTAAAACAAACAATCTGTACTATTTTATATCTTTCCATTATTGAATTAATAATTGAATAAAGAATCTTATCTTATAAGCAAAATTGAGATCGCGAAGTTTGAAAAATACTAAGAACTGGAATAAGATATTTTATTTCTTTCCATTACAGCTCCTTATATTGAATTTGAGAAAGAATCAAATTCTCCTTCTTTTCTGGCTAATAATTTTCGCCGTAACTGTTGAGGGAATAGGAAGTGGTCTTGGTATACCTACGCTTTTTCTGGACCCTGAGTACAATGGCGATACTGGATTTGTCAGTTTTGCGCTTTTAGGTTTATCACTGGCAGGTTTTACAATGGCCTTTAACATCGCCAATTATATACTTGATAGCTATCGTTTTAACTTTTTAGGCTTTATCAGAAGGCCATTCACACACTTTTGTATTAACAATTCAATAATCCCGATAGCCTATCTCATCACATTTACTATTTCCGTTATTTTTTTTCAAAAGGAGCAAAATGTTTACTGGATAGATATACTAATAAAAGTTTTAGGTTTCTATTTCGGTTACTTTTTCACACTTTATCTTATCATTTTATATTTCGGAATTACAAACAAGGACTACATTAAAAACTTTGTCAATGAAGTTGATAGAAATCTTAAAAAAACACCATTATCACGCCAAAATATTCTAAAAAGACTGAATGCGGTCAGAAAAGGAAATGTTGTTAAAATTAATTCCTATATCAGAATACCTTTCAAATTTGTAAACGTTAAACCAACAAAGCGATTTGACAGAGAAGCACTAGTCCATATTTTTGATCAAAATCATTTAAATGCTGTTCTTTTTGAGATAATCTCATTTATCCTGTTTATGGTCATTGGACTTTTTAAGGATTATCCAATTTTTCAAATTCCCGCGGCTTCATCTGCACTTTTGTTAGGCACCATTATTATTATGTTTATTGGAGCATTTACCTATTGGCTAAGATCCTGGGCTCTCACTTTTTTAGTGATACTTTTTCTGATTCTCAACTACACTGTTCAATACGGATTTTTTCAAAAGCAAAACTTTGCATTGGGTCTTAATTATGAGATTCCACCTGTAGAATACAATTTGGATAACATTAAGAAATATAATACTGACTCCATCTATACACAGGATAGTCTGTATACAATTAAGATACTTGAAAACTGGAAAAATAAATTTATAGGCCCTGAAAAACCAAAAATGATTTTTATCGCTACAAGCGGAGGTGGTCAAAGGGCTGCTGTATGGACCTTAAGAACACTTCAATATGCAGATAGTGTCACTCAAGGTAAATTAATGCAACATACACAATTGATTACTGGTGCCTCTGGTGGAATGATAGGAGCGAGCTATTTCAGAGAGCTTTATTACAGGGCACAACATAACGATATTTCAAAGTCTTATTGGTCTAATGGTTTCGTTGACAAAATCTCCTTGGATAACCTGAATCCCATCATATTTAGCATGGTTGTGAGTGATTTATTTTTAAGAGTTCAGAAAACTGAATTTGAGGGTATGTACTATTATAAAGACAGAGGTTATGCATTGGAAGATAAATTGAATCAAAACACAGATTACGTACTGGATAAAAAATTAATGGATTATAAATATCCCGAGCTCAGTGCTGAAATCCCTATGGTCATAATGTCTCCTGCTATGATAAACGATGGACGAAAATTATATATTTCTCCACAACCGCTTTCTTATATGAACAGAGCTGCACCTGAGTTTATGGGCACTAAGACTCCATTGATGAAAGGTGTTGAGTTCATGCGGTTTTTTGAAAATCACGGTGCGGAAAATTTACCTATGCTAACCGCCTTAAGGATGAATGCCACTTTTCCTTATATCACTCCAAATATTGATTTGCCCAGTAATCCTGTAACAGAAATAATGGACTCGGGGATTTCTGATAATTTTGGCACTTCCGATGCTGTTCGTTTTCTTTTTGTGTTCCGAAAATGGATTAAAGAAAATACATCGGGTATTATATTTATTAGAATCCGCGATACAGAACGAAATAAGCAAGCAGAAGAAAAATCAACGCCAAGTATCGTTTCCAAATTTTTAAATCCAATTTCTTCTATTTATACCATTTGGGGATCTATTCAAGAAATAAAGAATGATAATTATATTGAATACGCCGAACAGTGGATCGATAATCCTGTAAGTGTAATAGATTTTGAATATGACCCCAGGGTTTATT is part of the Hyphobacterium sp. CCMP332 genome and encodes:
- a CDS encoding patatin-like phospholipase family protein, which produces MRKNQILLLFWLIIFAVTVEGIGSGLGIPTLFLDPEYNGDTGFVSFALLGLSLAGFTMAFNIANYILDSYRFNFLGFIRRPFTHFCINNSIIPIAYLITFTISVIFFQKEQNVYWIDILIKVLGFYFGYFFTLYLIILYFGITNKDYIKNFVNEVDRNLKKTPLSRQNILKRLNAVRKGNVVKINSYIRIPFKFVNVKPTKRFDREALVHIFDQNHLNAVLFEIISFILFMVIGLFKDYPIFQIPAASSALLLGTIIIMFIGAFTYWLRSWALTFLVILFLILNYTVQYGFFQKQNFALGLNYEIPPVEYNLDNIKKYNTDSIYTQDSLYTIKILENWKNKFIGPEKPKMIFIATSGGGQRAAVWTLRTLQYADSVTQGKLMQHTQLITGASGGMIGASYFRELYYRAQHNDISKSYWSNGFVDKISLDNLNPIIFSMVVSDLFLRVQKTEFEGMYYYKDRGYALEDKLNQNTDYVLDKKLMDYKYPELSAEIPMVIMSPAMINDGRKLYISPQPLSYMNRAAPEFMGTKTPLMKGVEFMRFFENHGAENLPMLTALRMNATFPYITPNIDLPSNPVTEIMDSGISDNFGTSDAVRFLFVFRKWIKENTSGIIFIRIRDTERNKQAEEKSTPSIVSKFLNPISSIYTIWGSIQEIKNDNYIEYAEQWIDNPVSVIDFEYDPRVYYFPKEPKPDITWKRAALSWHLTDKEKRSINNAIYAPVNQNALLELQKLLIK
- the lepA gene encoding elongation factor 4; this encodes MKNIRNFCIIAHIDHGKSTLADRLLEKTNTITEREMQAQVLDDMDLEKERGITIKSHAIQMEYEQDDTNYILNLIDTPGHVDFSYEVSRAIAACEGALLVVDAAQGIEAQTISNLYLAIDHNLEIIPVLNKIDLPGAMPDEVSDQIIELIGCDKEDIIHASAKEGIGIQDILHAIIKRIPAPSGDPDAPLQALIFDSVFNSYRGIEVFFRVKNGTIKKGDKVKFVNTGKKYEADEIGTLKLKHFPVKEVGTGDVGYLISGIKQAKEVKVGDTITHLDRPCSSAIKGFEDVKPMVFAGIYPVDTTEFEELRSCMEKLQLNDASLVWEPETSMALGFGFRCGFLGMLHMEIVQERLEREFDMTVITTVPSVRYMVTKSDGSQIAVSAPSEMPDPTNISFVEEPFIRAQIISKSEYVGNIMSLCIDKRGELKNQVYLSSDRVELTFKLPLAEIVFDFFDKLKTISRGYASLDYELTGYDKSNLSKLDILLNGDKVDALSAIVHRDKAYEWGKRLCEKLKELLPRQQFEIAIQAAIGTKIIARESVRALRKNVTAKCYGGDITRKRKLLEKQKAGKKRMRQVGNVEIPQEAFMAVLKMDN